A DNA window from Solanum lycopersicum chromosome 3, SLM_r2.1 contains the following coding sequences:
- the LOC138347249 gene encoding uncharacterized protein, with product MDPKYAGETLKHLEKESELLSNTHKAMSDELHKLQVEEEMMTRKLHELISAHTLSKKKGLNDNAEKRRNDQEGAPVDMTDGAE from the coding sequence atggaTCCTAAATATGCAGGAGAAACCTTGAAGCATCTAGAGAAAGAAAGTGAACTACTCTCAAATACACATAAAGCAATGTCAGATGAATTGCACAAGCTTCAAGTTGAGGAAGAAATGATGACGCGCAAGTTACATGAACTTATTTCAGCTCACACTCTAAGTAAAAAGAAAGGCTTAAATGATAATGCAGAGAAAAGGCGGAATGACCAGGAAGGAGCACCGGTCGACATGACTGATGGTGCTGAGTGA
- the LOC101250971 gene encoding chloride conductance regulatory protein ICln, which translates to MSGLKFVAERTGDGAGQPFLDTDNGEELMHVQPGTAIVLGSRPPESPGTLYITSKQVVWLSDTDRGKGYAVDFLSVSLHAVSRDPEAYRDPCLYAQIDNGVEDDESEGSCDEGDVSSDLSRITELRLVPSDPSQVDTLFQIFCDCAELNPEPIEEEEEEHNWIFSADQLENQEAEEDSEWLISQNSTHPIGHSNGDHDLAHNVLQLQINDQRFEDAEEMDSDSKNGHHHP; encoded by the exons ATGTCAGGCTTGAAGTTCGTCGCTGAAAGAACCGGTGATGGAGCTGGACAGCCATTCCTCGACACCGACAACGGCGAGGAACTCATGCATGTTCAACCTGGAACTGCCATAGTCCTCGGCAGCCGCCCTCCTGAGTCTCCTGGCACTCTCTATATCACCTCCAA GCAAGTGGTGTGGCTAAGCGATACTGATAGGGGTAAAGGTTATGCAGTTGATTTCCTGTCTGTTTCACTTCATGCTGTCTCTAGAGACCCCGAGGCTTATCGGGATCCTTGTTTATATGCTCAG ATTGACAACGGAGTGGAGGATGACGAATCAGAAGGTTCCTGTGATGAGGGTGATGTGTCATCAGATTTATCAAGGATCACTGAGTTGAGACTTGTGCCATCAGACCCTAGTCAAG TGGATACTCTCTTCCAGATCTTTTGTGATTGTGCTGAGCTTAATCCTGAACCAATTGAAG AGGAGGAGGAAGAACATAATTGGATCTTCAGTGCGGATCAGCTGGAAAATCAGGAAGCTG AAGAAGATTCTGAATGGTTGATTTCTCAAAATTCTACACATCCAATTGGTCATTCAAATGGGGATCACGACTTAGCTCATAATGTACTTCAG CTTCAGATTAATGATCAAAGGTTTGAAGATGCGGAGGAAATGGACAGTGACAGCAAAAATGGCCATCACCATCCCTAG
- the LOC101250671 gene encoding UDP-glucuronate 4-epimerase 2-like, translating into MDKHRRWTYSITKLVFWATIFAGAFLFFCFRSSPPSHSTTMKWGSSSNTPQWEKRVRLSARSRSGHLSVLVTGAAGFVGSHVSAALKRRGDGVVGLDNFNSYYDPSLKRARQKLLEQKGVFVMEGDINDEKLLKKLFDIVEFTHVMHLAAQAGVRYAMKNPGSYIHSNIAGLVTLFEACKSANPQPSIVWASSSSVYGLNSKVPFSEKDQTDQPASLYAATKKAGEEIAHTYNHIYGLSITGLRFFTVYGPWGRPDMAYFFFTKNILKGKPISVFQGSNNKSVARDFTYIDDIVKGCLGALDTAEKSTGSGGKKKKNAQLRVFNLGNTSPVPVTKLVSILEKLLKVKAKRNVLPLPTNGDVMFTHANISYAHKEFGYKPTTDLQTGLHKFVNWYLDYYSVSEKKIY; encoded by the coding sequence atggaCAAGCACCGGAGATGGACGTATTCCATTACCAAGCTTGTATTCTGGGCAACCATTTTTGCAGGTGCCTTTCTTTTCTTCTGTTTTCGTTCTTCTCCTCCGTCTCATTCTACAACTATGAAATGGGGTAGCAGTAGTAATACCCCACAATGGGAAAAGCGTGTCAGATTATCTGCTCGTTCACGTTCCGGTCATTTATCCGTTCTTGTTACCGGCGCCGCCGGGTTCGTTGGGTCTCATGTTTCCGCCGCACTCAAACGCCGTGGTGATGGGGTTGTTGGATTGGATAATTTCAACAGCTATTATGACCCATCGTTGAAAAGGGCCCGTCAGAAATTGTTGGAACAGAAAGGGGTTTTCGTCATGGAAGGTGATATCAATGATGAAAAGCTTCTGAAAAAGCTTTTCGATATTGTTGAATTCACCCACGTAATGCACTTAGCTGCACAGGCCGGCGTTCGTTACGCAATGAAGAATCCTGGTTCTTACATCCATAGCAACATTGCAGGTCTCGTTACCCTTTTCGAGGCCTGCAAATCGGCTAACCCACAACCTTCAATTGTTTGGGCATCATCCAGTTCTGTTTATGGGCTCAATTCCAAAGTACCCTTCTCAGAAAAAGATCAAACGGATCAACCAGCGAGTCTATACGCTGCCACAAAGAAAGCCGGTGAAGAAATTGCACATACGTACAATCACATCTACGGTCTTTCCATTACAGGGTTAAGATTCTTCACTGTTTATGGACCTTGGGGTAGGCCAGATATGGCgtatttcttcttcacaaagAACATACTAAAAGGAAAGCCCATTTCAGTATTTCAAGGTTCAAACAACAAAAGTGTAGCTAGAGATTTTACCTACATTGATGATATAGTAAAAGGGTGTTTAGGGGCTTTGGATACAGCAGAGAAGAGCACAGGAAGTGGtggtaagaagaagaagaatgcaCAATTAAGAGTGTTTAATTTGGGGAATACTTCACCAGTTCCAGTAACAAAGCTAGTTAGCATATTGGAGAAACTACTAAAGGTAAAGGCTAAAAGAAATGTGTTGCCATTGCCAACAAATGGAGATGTGATGTTTACTCATGCTAATATCAGTTATGCTCACAAGGAATTTGGATACAAACCCACTACAGATTTGCAGACGGGGCTGCACAAATTTGTTAATTGGTATCTTGATTACTATTCAGTAAGTGAAAAGAAGATTTATTGA
- the LOC101250380 gene encoding protein EXORDIUM-like 3, with product MSPHSLSRRPEAPVPVIFYFFGAVLFFFFTLPVNGWRPWPNQKPNATELIYGGSKKYEGSSEFVHLKYHMGPVLTANITVYPIWYGRWGNSQKRIIRDFISSFSAVESKHPSVAGWWKTVQLYTDQTGANISRTLHLGEEKNDRFYSHGKSLTRLSVQSVIKSAVTARTRPLPLNPKTGVYLLLTSDDVYVQDFCQNVCGFHYFTFPSIVGYTLPYAWVGNSAKLCPGTCAYPFSVPSYMPGFKAVKSPNNDVGVDGMISVIAHEIAEVSTNPLVNAWYAGQDPSFPVEIADLCEGIYGTGGGGSYTGQMLNGEDGATYNMNGVRRRFLVQWVWNHILNYCSGPNALDQ from the coding sequence ATGTCCCCACATTCCCTCTCCCGCCGGCCGGAAGCTCCGGTACCGGTAATCTTCTATTTTTTCGGAGCTgtcttattctttttcttcactttgcCTGTAAATGGGTGGCGTCCATGGCCCAACCAGAAGCCAAACGCCACTGAATTGATCTACGGCGGGTCCAAAAAGTATGAGGGGTCATCGGAGTTTGTCCATTTGAAATATCACATGGGCCCTGTTCTCACTGCAAATATTACCGTTTATCCCATTTGGTACGGCCGGTGGGGCAACTCCCAAAAGCGGATTATCCGCGATTTCATCAGCTCTTTCTCCGCCGTCGAATCTAAACACCCTTCCGTCGCTGGTTGGTGGAAAACCGTTCAGCTCTACACCGATCAAACCGGAGCCAACATTTCCCGCACTCTCCATCTCGGAGAAGAAAAAAACGACCGATTTTACTCCCACGGTAAATCCCTTACCCGACTGTCCGTACAATCGGTGATAAAATCCGCCGTCACCGCCCGTACCCGTCCATTACCATTAAACCCCAAAACCGGCGTCTACTTATTACTCACTTCCGATGATGTATACGTTCAGGATTTCTGCCAAAACGTTTGCGGATTCCATTACTTCACTTTCCCTTCCATCGTCGGTTACACTTTACCGTACGCTTGGGTGGGTAACTCGGCTAAACTCTGTCCGGGTACATGCGCTTACCCATTTTCCGTACCCAGTTACATGCCGGGTTTCAAAGCTGTAAAATCCCCGAACAACGACGTGGGTGTTGACGGAATGATAAGCGTGATTGCTCATGAAATTGCAGAGGTATCAACGAACCCATTAGTTAACGCTTGGTACGCAGGTCAGGACCCTAGTTTTCCGGTAGAGATTGCGGATCTTTGTGAAGGGATTTACGGTACCGGCGGCGGTGGGTCGTATACAGGGCAAATGTTGAACGGAGAAGATGGTGCTACATATAATATGAATGGGGTGCGAAGGAGATTTTTGGTTCAGTGGGTGTGGaatcatattttgaattattgcaGTGGACCTAATGCACTTGATCAGTAA